The genomic region CCAGGGGTACCGCTACCTCGTACGTGATGTGGCCGCAATGCACCTCTACGGCATTCTCCTTCTTCCGCGTGATCCTGCCCTTTATACTGGATATCATGCCTTTCGCCTCCCGGCGCGTTTTTTGTCGAGTTCTATATACACGTAACTGATGGCCATCGCGAGCGCGTCGCTCACATCGAAAGGTTCGGGCGGCGCGTTAAGCCCGAGAAGGGTGCGCACCATGTTCTGCACCTGGTGTTTCCCGGCCCTGCCGTTACCTGTAACTGCCTTTTTTATACGCGTCGACGGATAACTGACAAGCTCGACACCGTGTATGCCGCACGCCAGGCATACTACCCCTCTGGCATGCCCCATAAGTATGGACGTTACA from Candidatus Omnitrophota bacterium harbors:
- the ruvC gene encoding crossover junction endodeoxyribonuclease RuvC — encoded protein: MRILGIDPGLLRTGYGLVEAESTDDMRLLEAGVVRTSTGESISSRVKDIFSNLEEIITEYRPEVLVLEKLYSHYKHPVTSILMGHARGVVCLACGIHGVELVSYPSTRIKKAVTGNGRAGKHQVQNMVRTLLGLNAPPEPFDVSDALAMAISYVYIELDKKRAGRRKA